The DNA region GACTATTTTTTGTTAATGAATGTATGGCTACACATCTGCAGCAGGCCAATAATTAATTTTCAAAGGGTAATACGTCTGTCTTGAAAATATTAGTCTCCTATGTCATGGGAAAGCAGTATGATTTTAACAACTGAAGGCGTTGTGTCCTAAGTGTGTAGAGTTGAAGAAAGTACACCGATTGACCTCATGCATTAATGCtttaattaattgttttcaAATTTTAACAATCCGAATTGCTACACTCTGATCGGAGCATAATCACTTGTACGTAAGAACATTTATATGATTAAATAGGCGAAATAAAATGGTATCATCTAAAATGTGGTTTTAGCATCATATATTCTTCTTTTGTGCTTCCTGCTCAGGAATTTGGAAACAATCTGGAGAAATGCAAGACCAATGAAACTCTGCAGCAAATCCTCACCAATGCTACGATAATGGTCGTCAGTGTCACCGCCTCGACCACACAggggtgagcacacacactttatcGATCTCATCTCTCCCGTCCGCATGACGGAGAACATTTAAATGCTTATCTTGAAGTTTACTTTGTGTATTCTTTTTATGGTTTCAGGTCACTGCTGAGTGAGGAAGAACTGAAGCAACTCGAGGAGGCATGTGACATGGCTCTAGAGCTGAACCAGTCCAAACACAGGATCTATGAATATGTCGAGTCCAAGATGTCTTTCATTGCCCCAAATCTGTCAGTCATTGTTGGAGCGTCAACAGCTGCCAAGATCATGGGTGAGATTGAGAAAGATCTGTTTTAGATTGAAATTGTTgagattatttattacagtacACTTATGTCATTCATTTTCTCTGTCTCAAATACAATATGTATTGAtcagtctcgctctctctggtTCCCCTCCGCTGCAGGTATCGCTGGCGGCCTCACGAACCTCTCAAAGATGCCCGCCTGTAACCTGATGCTGCTGGGAGCTCAGAGGAGAACCCTGTCTGGCTTTAGCAGCGCCTCCCTGCTGCCCCACACCGGCTACATCTACCACTGTGATGTTGTGCAGTCACTACCACCTGTCAGTACATACATCAACCTATTGCAGTGTTCTCTTTTTGTACATTTGAATGAGGACTGTGTAGCTAACGCATGTCTTCCATTGTGTGTCTTCAGGACCTCAGGAGGAAGGCAGCTCGTCTGGTGTCTGCAAAATGCGCTCTGGCTTCCCGAGTGGACAGTTTCCATGAGAGTTCAGTTGGCAAGGTGACTGTCCAAATGGACCACATGCACATTGTGCTAAATTTGAGCTGTGTGGGCACTAACGAGTGTTACAAAATCTTCATTGTACAAACATGCTAAATTCTGTAATGCATTCTCATTTAAATGGAACAAGGCCCAACATGTATAGAAATACCTGCTTTGTAGTTGAGCTGACGCGTCTGAATGTTTTAACATTTAGCTTTTGGATGGAGCTATATTcaagacattttttatttctttttgtagGTTGGCTACGATCTAAAAGAAGAAATCGAGAGGAAGTTTGATAAatggcaggagcctccgccagTGAAGCAGGTCAAACCGCTGCCCGCCCCTCTGGATgggcagaggaagaagagaggaggaaggaggtacAAATCATGCCACCTGCAGAAACTCCCTGAACAGGCCACAGATGCTCAATATTGCAGAGTACAAATGAATTGATTAGGGCAGCCTTTTATTTCAATACAAACATTCTGCAACACCTGAACCTGAGAAGCAAAACCAAGAAGACGCAGCAATACACTTGCACAACTTGCACGATAAGAATATCGCCATCGACTCTGTTTCTATCGCATAACTGACTCCACTGCTCTTATCTCTTCTAAAGGTATCGAAAGATGAAGGAGCGTCTCGGTCTGACGGAGATCAGGAAACATGCCAACAGAATGACCTTTGCAGAGGTCAGTAGACATTTTCCATAATGCTTCATATCGTTCAACTATTATCATGAAAGTTTTACTTCTAAGTTCAGGCAATGTTGAATATTAATACTTTTGTCTGAATTATCCATATTTAGTTATTTGCCTTTGAGACCTCATACTCGAGGAATGTGTTTCACTTAAAAACAGAAGCAAAATGTACAAAAGTAGTTAAAATATGTAGAAATGTACACGTTGGATAGCCTTTCCCTTGTCCTCTCAAACGCTTGCTTTAGCCTCTGAATAACGGTCATTgttttacatattacacaatatgttttcattatttattttgagtcACATTGTACTATAACATTTTTCCAACATAGTATAAAGTTGTGATGTGTTTTTTCAGATTGAAGACGATGCGTACCAAGAGGACCTGGGCTTCAGTCTGGGTCAGCTGGGAAAGAGCGGCAGCGGGCGGATCAGGCAGGCTCAAGTCAATGAGGCCACCAAAGCCAGAATCTCCAAATCCCTAcaggtaaacattcagcttCCCTCCTACATCGGCTGGTTTATTAGTTCCACCTGTCTCTTAAGTCCCGGTACGCTTGTGTCGCACACAACAGAGGAGCTTGCAGAAGCAGAGCATGACGTACGGAGGAAAGTCCACAGTCAGAGACCGCTCCTCGGGAATCAGCTCCAGTGTGGCGTTCACGCCGCTTCAGGTAAAAAGAGTTAAACCTCTTCTGTTGAGCAGCCCGTTGCACTGTGAAGGCCTCGTGAGCTCACCGTGGCTCTTGTCTGCAGGGGCTGGAGATCGTGAACCCACAGGCCGCAGAGAAGAAGGTGGCTGAAGCCAACCAGAAGTACTTCTCCAACATGGCGGAGTTCCTCAAAGTCAAGAAAGAAGCTAAGCCGTGAACACGCGTCGTCGTCAACGTCCCGCACATGGACAGTTGCACTCAACACTGTAAAATGATAGTATATTCTCAATCTCGTTTTTACTCATTTCTTCCTCCATTTTAATAAAACGTAAAGATTTCATGAGGCTTTCTGTCTTCTgtagggaagggggggggggggagttcaaCTCAACTAAACAAGTAAATGCATTCATCAAATCTCAACTTGTTAGCTGGAAGTTGATACTTGCCCACCAGACTTAAATCTACTCTAAACCAACAATATATATCAGAACCAATCAAAGCCAAGCTCATCTCGATTAGtggaaaataaatatctatTGAGGAATGACAACACTTTACACCACACACTGACTTGTAATTTCttaaaagtatttattgaaATTTTACAATCCTCTTTAAACCCCCGTTTTATGACATCTTCCATGcagaacagaaaaaaaaattgtaaatacGTCTTGAAATTCACATTTTAGCAATCTCCTGACAGTCCCTTTCTGAATACCTTAAAAGCCCCAAAAATAGATTCTATAAAAGGCAAATCTCATGACTTTTTTGtagtttcctttttaaaatttgtattATCACATCCTCAATCCAacccttcccctccctccctcccccaaaaAGCCTGAAAACTAATCGCACACATGATATTTGAAATGCAGGACAGAGCCCAAGTTTTCATGGTGGCTTAAATGGAAAAATCTGATTCAGTTTAACACTCCATTCAAACTGCCAAGAAAAGGTGCGATCTGTCCCACACTCGTCAACCTCATTGTTCTTCAGTGTAGCACATGAACCACGGCAAAGTCGACATTTCTTACAAGTTAAATCTACCATCAGAATGTTAGGCTCGCTCCATGTAAACTGTTTCAGTGCACATTCACTGTATAGGTGGTAAATTAAACGGTGGATTTTTAGGATGAAGTAACGTCAACCATTTATTTTAAGGTGGGAAGTTGCCTTGAACCAATCTCAGATTTATTTTCTAATGCTATTGGTGTATTTGAGTAAGTAAAAGGTGATTTGGGCACAGGTACATTCACTACTGTTACCGTGGCATTTTGCATCGAGTGATAATTACTTAATGGTGTACAAATCAAACGTCACATATATAAAATGTCTCAAACCCTATTCAAGATTTAATTTACAAGTTTATTAATTTGTCACAAACATTAATGCGCCAAAATAATGCATTTGACAGGTTaacttaaaaacattttatttataaagagGGAGTCAGAGACCAGTTCAATTGCATAGCAATTTAATGTCCAATAAGGACTCTTTCCCGGTCACAGGGAGAGGCCCTGTGGTCACTCTCAAGCGTTTTAATCGACCAAGACAATATCAATAAACTATTGATAACCGCTCACTATCTCTAATCGTGACCATATTCAACAGGCATTGTAGGGTCTTAAAAGAAGCCAGTCCTACACACCATGACTAAAATGTCCACTGTACCTCCCCATTCCACCAAATTACAGTAAATACAAGATGGCCAGTTTATTTAATCAAATCCAAGGTTTGTTTTGTGTCCAGTCGAAGGCTTCCAGGCTCATGTTGGGTAGGTGGTATAGAGAATCTTGTTGAAAcgtaaaataaaacatgcatgGGGTAGGCTTTCCTAATGCCACATAA from Pseudoliparis swirei isolate HS2019 ecotype Mariana Trench unplaced genomic scaffold, NWPU_hadal_v1 hadal_180, whole genome shotgun sequence includes:
- the prpf31 gene encoding U4/U6 small nuclear ribonucleoprotein Prp31, with product MSLADELLADLEEAADEGDDGLYGDLDGESDGEITGGRPDGGLEDIPEEMEVDYSKTESVSSIAKLRNSKQFSEIMDKITFYSGKQRKNSEVSGPVESDPEYRLIVAANNLTVEIDNELNIIYKFTRDKYSKRFPELESLVPDSLDYIRTVKEFGNNLEKCKTNETLQQILTNATIMVVSVTASTTQGSLLSEEELKQLEEACDMALELNQSKHRIYEYVESKMSFIAPNLSVIVGASTAAKIMGIAGGLTNLSKMPACNLMLLGAQRRTLSGFSSASLLPHTGYIYHCDVVQSLPPDLRRKAARLVSAKCALASRVDSFHESSVGKVGYDLKEEIERKFDKWQEPPPVKQVKPLPAPLDGQRKKRGGRRYRKMKERLGLTEIRKHANRMTFAEIEDDAYQEDLGFSLGQLGKSGSGRIRQAQVNEATKARISKSLQRSLQKQSMTYGGKSTVRDRSSGISSSVAFTPLQGLEIVNPQAAEKKVAEANQKYFSNMAEFLKVKKEAKP